The Primulina eburnea isolate SZY01 chromosome 13, ASM2296580v1, whole genome shotgun sequence genome includes a region encoding these proteins:
- the LOC140809100 gene encoding probable apyrase 6, with product MRRPNARSVNPTLENDKEMDPTKLRFRPHRPGFRSPNIKYTHPRSRYVFYSSIFVALVLSCYLLFSGRKNQETERFGVVIDGGSTGTRIYVFKYEVRKGTMVLDFSEKGLVSMKVNPGLSAYVEEPEGAGAPVAELVEFAKRHVPKEQWREADIWLMATAGMRLLKTEDQERILNVCRRVLRKSGFQFKDDGASVISGSDEGLYAWVVANYALGTLGDHPAQTTGIIELGGASVQLTFATDEPTPLEFSRKVSFGNFTYNLYSHSFLQFGQNVAFELLKESLVSGGQGMATEFLQTGKPMDPCTPRGYTHDEEAWKLSPSSVIEKNRYLSTLLPNGNFSGCRSASLELLQKGRGSKFMPKLQGKFLATENFFHTSKFFGLRERAFLSDLMVSGQEYCGENWSKLKQKYPSLEEEELLRYCFSSAYIIALLHDNLGISLHDMRIAYANQVENVPLDWALGAFILLNSSKLDMQHSNWIASIIGGDSSALMLLFSIFFMLILVTWIISKLRKPEVKTIYDLEKGKYIITRVGRYS from the exons ATGCGCCGTCCGAATGCCCGCTCGGTAAACCCTACTTTGGAGAACGACAAAGAAATGGATCCGACCAAACTCAGATTCCGACCGCACAGACCCGGTTTCCGAAGCcccaatatcaaatacactcaTCCCAGATCAAGATATGTGTTTTACTCTTCAATCTTTGTAGCTCTAGTTTTAAGTTGCTACCTTTTATTTTCTGGGAGAAAGAATCAAGAAACTGAGAGGTTTGGGGTGGTGATTGATGGAGGGAGCACGGGGACGAGGATTTATGTGTTTAAATACGAGGTTAGGAAAGGTACAATGGTTCTCGATTTTTCGGAGAAGGGATTGGTTTCAATGAAGGTGAATCCTGGGCTGTCTGCTTATGTGGAGGAGCCAGAGGGAGCTGGAGCACCGGTGGCAGAGCTGGTTGAATTTGCTAAGAGGCATGTGCCGAAGGAGCAGTGGAGGGAGGCTGATATTTGGTTGATGGCGACTGCGGGAATGAGGTTGTTGAAGACCGAGGATCAGGAGAGAATCTTGAATGTGTGTAGGAGGGTTCTGAGGAAATCAGGCTTTCAGTTTAAGGATGATGGGGCCTCTGTTATTTCAG GCTCTGATGAAGGCTTGTATGCTTGGGTTGTTGCTAACTATGCTCTTGGAACACTTGGAGACCATCCAGCACAGACAACTGGAATTATTGAACTTGGTGGTGCTTCAGTTCAG CTTACATTCGCTACAGACGAACCAACGCCCCTTGAGTTCTCTCGAAAAGTTAGTTTTGGAAATTTCACTTACAATCTGTACAGTCACAGCTTTCTTCAGTTCGGTCAG AATGTTGCATTCGAGTTGTTGAAAGAATCACTTGTTTCCGGTGGTCAAGGAATGG CGACTGAATTCCTTCAGACAGGAAAACCAATGGACCCTTGCACTCCCCGAGGATATACACATGATGAGGAGGCCTGGAAgctctccccttcttctgtgaTTGAAAAAAATAGATACCTATCTACTTTGCTTCCAAATGGCAATTTCTCAGGGTGCAGATCTGCCTCTTTAGAGCTTTTGCAGAAAGGCCGAG GGTCGAAATTTATGCCCAAGCTCCAAGGAAAATTTTTGGCCACAGAAAATTTCTTTCACACTTCTAAG TTCTTTGGGTTGAGAGAGAGAGCCTTTCTTTCTGATCTAATGGTTTCTGGGCAAGAATATTGTGGTGAGAATTGGTCTAAATTGAAACAGAAATACCCGTCTCTTGAGGAAGAAGAATTGCTTCGTTATTGCTTCTCTTCAGCATATATTATCGCCCTGCTACACGATAATCTTGGAATTTCTCTGCACGATATGAG GATTGCATACGCTAATCAAGTTGAGAACGTTCCTCTGGACTGGGCTTTAGGTGCTTTCATCCTACTAAACTCGTCTAAATTGGACATGCAACATTCAAATTGGATTGCAAGCATAATAGGAGGCGACTCCTCAGCACTGATGCTTCTATTCAGTATTTTCTTTATGTTGATACTTGTGACATGGATCATTTCGAAACTGAGAAAGCCTGAGGTGAAAACTATCTATGATCTAGAGAAAGGAAAGTATATAATCACCCGAGTGGGTAGATATTCATAG